The sequence below is a genomic window from Flavobacterium sediminilitoris.
GAAGTTGTAGAACCTTTAACTGAAAAACCGTTTTCAATTAATTTTTTGGCTAAAGGTAACCCTAACCAACCACAACCTAGTATGGAAATTTGTTTATTTACTGCCATTTATAATGTTCTATATAAGTATTAGTAGCAATATCGTGTTCGTAATATTTTATGCTTTTAAAACCCTGACTTATAAGTGTTAGAGAATCAGGTTGAATTTTTTCATCTAAAAATGGATAGTTGTTATTTGGATTTTTTTTATCATACTTGACTTTATAAAATCGATTTAAAATGGTTTTTTTACTTTTGTAAGAAACTTTTGAAACAAAACTTTTATTATTTACATAAAAACGACAATTATAATAACCATGAGCGCTTTCTTTTTTACTTATTTTACTCATTAATCCAATTGTTGAAACTGTAAAACTTTCAATTTTCTCTTTTCTTCTCTTTTCATCAAATAAAATAAATAGTATGAATAATAAAATCAAACCTAGAGTAAAATACATTTTTCTTTTTCTATTTTCTCTTTCATCTTTATTCTAAAAACTAACTATCTTTCTTAACTAAAACAAAACTATCATTTTCAATTGGCATATAACCTTGATCGTATAAAAAATAATAGGTATTGCCAGTTTTGGTTTGATAAATAGAAGTGAAAAATTCAAAATCGAAACCTTTGCTAACGAGTTTGGTTCTAGTAGTTTTGGTTTTATCATCTGGATTTAGTTCGCAAAGAATACGATAATTTTTACGCAATTTATTGTTCACATTACGCATCAAGTTATTTTGATCTTTGTTCATTTTATTGTTGTAAGCATTTCTACAACCATCTGAACAGAATTTTTTATCCTCTCTTCCAATAATTTTTTCGTTACATTCTAAACACAATTTTGCCATAATTAAAACTTATTTTCATGTAGTAAAGCATGTTTTATATGTGCTAAATGATGTCTGCAATGCCATGCGTAAAGTCCGACTACACTTTTTAAGGTAAAAGATTGTTTACTTTCAGGATGATAATATGTTTTTTCCCAATCTTTTTCATCCATATTTAGTAAAACCAAATGCCATCTGTGGTGTAAGCCTTTTAAAATTAATAGTGAATAAGAAATATCATCATCAGTACCGTCAATTAATTCAGCCCATAAATCTTCTGCGTACGGTTTTATCGTTGGGTTTTCTTCTGTGAGAGCCAACTTAAATCGAATAAAAGCATTCATGTGACTGTCTGCACAATGATGTACTACTTGTTTGATATTCCAACCATAAGGACGATATCTCCATTGTAATTTTTCTTTGGAAAGTTCATTGGTAACAGCTACAACATACTCTGGAAAATGTTGAATTTCTGAAATCCATGAATGCAAAATGTCGTCTGTTATTACTTCTGGACAGTTGAATTGTCCAACTGGGTATTTTAGTTGTTCTAGTTCCATGTTTAGTTATTACTTTTTTTTCGATTTATTTTTTTCTTTCCAATTACTACCATTTTAAATTCACCTAGGTTTAAATCATTGATTTTTTCAATGTTTTCAAAAACTATATAAACTTGATTTTCAAATGTTATGTTTATAAATCCAATTAAATCAATCTCTTTATAATATTTCAAATCGAGTTTATCTAATTCTTTAATTGTTTCTTTTAAGTTTGGAATATATTTACCTTCTTTAAAAAGCCACCAATCTTGAATATGAATTTTTTTTTCCACCATCTAATTTAGGGACATAATTGTTTAATATTTCTTTAAGTGATGAGTCATTATCAAAATGGAATTCAAAGTTTCCATATTTCCATATTTTTGAAGACTCTATAGTTTCATTATTGAGCCAATCATCAGGATGAAAGCCTTTCGCTAATAATTCATTTTTGTGAACTCCAAGAGAAATAAAATTAAATTTACCTGTCTTAATAAATTGGGTTAAATTTAATTGTAAACTATTTTCAGTCATATTTTAAATAGTTTTCACTTCTTAAAATTAAAAACCACTTCTTCTTTAGAATCTTCAAAATAAGCATACAAATTTACTTCGTTATCAGAAACTTTCTCAAAAGTAAAGTTGTCAAAATACATTCTATTATTTTCTTTTTTGATGAATCTAAAATCTTCTGATTTGTCTTTTTCTTCCCAACCTTTTAAATCGGCATCGAAATGTTTGATTTGGTATAACAGTGTTTTGTCTTTTTCTATAATATGACCAATTTCATAAAAAGCCACTTTCCCATCAACCACTAATTTAAAATTAAACAACATGGAACCACCTAATGGTTTGTTCCAGTTTTCTTGAAAAATACCACCAAAAGCATCACCAGTCCAATTACCTTCTAACCACTCGATGTCTTTAAGAGTGGCTTTTTCAGATCCTTTTTCATCATTATAATGTAAGGTGTTTTGTGTGTACCCAAAGGATGTAACAAGGAGTAAAAGAAAAATTACTTTTTTCATTATTGCTTTTTTTATTATTATTTCAGAATGACAAGTGCTGATTATTACTTTAATTTTCTTAAACTATATAAGTCTTTTCTTCTGTCTTTCATGGTATTTACACTTCCATGTTCGTGCAATTCTTTCAGTAAATCCATATCTACGTCTACTATTAGTGTCATTTCCGTGTTAGGAGTTGCTTCTGCTTTAATTCCGTTACTTGGGAAAGCAAAATCGGATGGAGTAAATACGGCTGCTTGTGCATACTGAATGTCCATGTTATTCACTTTTGGTAAATTTCCAACACAGCCAGCAATTGCAACATAGCATTCATTTTCAATTGCTCGAGCTTGAGCACAGCTTTTTACACGAGTATAACCATTTTGTGTATCAGTTAAAAAAGGAACAAATAAAATATTCATGCCTTCATCTGCCATTAAACGAGATAATTCTGGGAATTCTACATCATAACAAATCATAATTCCTATTTTGCCACAATCGGTATCAAAAGTTTGTATGGTATCACCACCAGTAATTCCCCAATGAAAAACTTCGTTTGGTGTAATGTGTATTTTACGATACATTTCGTTCGTTCCATCACGTTTACAAAGGAAACCCACATTATAAACATGTTCGTCTTCAATGTAAGGCATGCTTCCTGTGATGATATTAATATTATAAGAAATGGCGAATTCTTGAAACTTTAATCGTACAGCTTCGGTGTGTCGAGCTAGCTCTCGAATAGCTTCGGCTTCAGATAAATGATTATAATCTGCCATTAATGGTGCTGTGAAAAACTCTGGAAATAAAGCAAAATCACTTCCATAACCAGAAACAGCATCTATGAAAAATTCGGCTTGTTCAAACAAAGCATCTAAGTTTCCTAAAGAACGCATTTGCCATTGAATTAGTCCTAAACGAACGACACTTTTTTCTGTATTGATTAATTTTGGACTATCGTCATAATAGATGTTATTCCACTCTAATAAAACAGCATATTCTTGTGATTCTACATCTCCTTCTAGATAGTTTTTAAGTACACGTACTTCATGAAAATCATTACTTAACTGAAAAGATAAGACAGAATCATAAATTTCTTTTTTCTTTACTTTTTCAATATAAATTTTTGGTGTTATTTCATCTTTATATTTGCCATAATTTGGAATTCTTCCAGCAAATATTATCGATTTTAGATTTAGTTGTTCACATAATTCTTTCCTAACATCATATAAACGTCTACCTAGTCGAAGACCGCGATATTGAGGATTAATAAATACATCTATTCCATATAAAACTTCTCCATCAGGATTGTGAGTTGAGAAGGTGAAATTTCCAGTAATAGATTTGTAGGTTCTGGTTTTAAAGGCAAAATCTTCTGTGACTAATAGAGATAATGCAGAACCTACTACAATGCCATCAACAACAATAACTAATTGGCCTTCAGGAAATTTTTTTAATAGAAGTTCTATTTGATCTTCTTTCCAAAATGAATCTGCCATTTCTGGATAAGATTCAATCATTGATTTTTTTAATTCTTTGTAATCTTCAATTTGTAAATTACGTAACTCAATTGATTTAATGTTTGCTGGCATATATGTATTTGATTTTCAACAAATATAATGAAAAATATTTCCGTTTACAAACGTTTACAATTATTTACAACCGAAAGTAAATGGATAGTTACCGAATAATGTTTGAAAGTTATTTAATCTTTGCACTGTCGAAATGAAAAGAATATAGTTGCAACTATGGAGTTTTGAAATAAACATCAAGATTAAAATTTTCATTAGAATACAAAATAATATATAAACCATTTAATTTTTTTTTACACGCCATGAATACATTAAGAAACAAAGTACAATTAATTGGACACGTAGGACAAGAACCAGAAATTAAATCTTTTGAAGGAGGAAAAAAACTAGCAAATATTACACTTGCAACAAATGAAAGTTATACAAACGCGAATGGAGAAAAGGTGGACAATACTGAATGGCACCGTTTAACTGCTTGGGGAAAAATAGCCGATTTAATTGAAAACTATGTAACTAAAGGAAAAGAAATTGCTATTGAAGGGAAGTTGACTCATAGAAGTTATGAAGATAAAGACGGAGTAAAACGTTTTATTACTGAAGTTATAATTAATGATTTACTTTTATTAGGAAAGTAATTTTCTGAAGTTCAACTTATTTATTTTTAGAGAAGTTGAACTCTTATTTTAAAGGTAGGAGATCATTTTAAAAAATATTTTTTGCTACTCTGTAAGTATTTGCATGCGCTTCAATAATGGTTTTAATTTCTGGAGAATAACCACCACCCATAGAAACTTGAACTGGAATTTGAAATTTATTACAAAGTTCAAATACTATTTCATCTCGTTTTTTGCATCCTTCAATAGTACAGGAAAGTTTACCTAATTTGTCGCTTTTTAAAATATCAACACCAGCTAAATAAAAGATAAAATCGGGTTTTTGTTGTTCGATTAATTTTGGGACAATCTCTGAAATTGTTTTTAAAAACTCTTCGTCAGTGGTTCCATCAGGTAAGGCAATATCTAAATCCGATTTTTCTTTTCTAAAAGGATAATTGGTTTTACCATGAGTAGAGAAAGTAAATACTTTTGTATTGTTTTGAAAAATTTCTGCTGTACCGTTACCTTGATGAACATCTAAATCTATTATTAGAACTTTTTTAGCTAATTTTTTATTTAAGAGATATTGAGCAGCAATAGCTTGGTCATTTAATAAGCAAAAAGCTTCACCATGAGTTGAATAAGCGTGATGTGTTCCTCCTGCGATATTAAAAGAAATTTTGGATTCAAAGGACTTCTGACAACCCAAAATTGTTCCTTGAGTAATTCTAAATTCACGTTCGACAAGTTCTTTTGAAAGTGGAAAACCAATCCTTCTCGCAGCTCTAGCTTCTAAAGTTAAATTCAATAAATCAGCAACATATTCTTTATTATGAACTGCTAAAACAATATCTAGATCACACATTTCAGGTTCAAAAAAATCATTTTTTAGTGCAGTTCCTTCATGTAATAATTGTTGAGGTAGCAACTCATATTTTAACATTGGAAACCGATGATCTTCTGGTAAAGGGTGTCTGTATAGAGAATGAAAAGCTATTGGAAACATGTTTTATTTATTCAAGAATGTTTAAAACTTCTATAATGTTTGAAAGCGCTAAAAAATTATTATGTTTAATTTCAAAGTCAATTTTTTCATATTCCCAAGTTGTATGATATGGAACGTGAATACCAAAACCTCCAATATTTAAAATAGGCAAAACATCTGACTTTAGTGAGTTTCCAATCATTAAAAAATGATTCGATTTGCAATCTAAACGATGTAACATTTTTTCATAATCTAGTTCTGTTTTATCACTTAATACTTCAATATGATGAAAATAGTGTCCTAATCCAGAATCATGTAATTTTCTGTGCTGGTCTTTTAAATCTCCTTTAGTTGCTACAACTAATTTGTATTTTCCTTGTAATGTTTTTAATACTTCTTCAATATTTGGGAGTAATTCAACAGGTTTTTGTAATAAGTCTTTACCAATAGTTATAATCTGTTCAATTCCTTTGCCAGAAATTTGATGTTTCGTTAATTCTAAAGCAGATTCAATCATTGACAAAGTAAAAGCTTTAATACCAAAACCATATAGTGGTAAGTTTTTAACCTGATGATTTAAAATTAGTCCTAAAATTTCCTGACTGGAAGCATAATCTTGAAATAACCTACAAAAACGCTCTTGAGCTTCATCAAAGTAAGGTTCATTGTGCCAAAGTGTGTCATCTGCATCAAAAGCGATTATTTTTGGATTTAATTTCATACTGCTTTATATCTAATAATGTAAATTAATAACAAAAATAAGGTATTTGAAATTAACTAAGAAAATGATTAATTGGCTCCTTATAGTATTATGAATTCTTATTTTCATAAAAAGTAATTCCAATTCCTGAAAGTAGAATAACACCACCTATTATCATCTGTAGTGTTATTTTTTCATCTATAAATAACCAGGCTAAAAACGTAGCAATTACACCTTGACTTAATAAACTGAGAGATACTCTTGTAGCGCGCATATTTTGAGTAGCATAACTAATTAGTAACCATGCAGCTAATTGGCAAATAGCTCCTTGTATGAAAAGAACAAGCCAAGCATTAGAAGAAAAACCCAAAAATGGCTCATCTGCAATTAAACAAATAGCTCCTAAAAATAGAGTGGATGCAAATAAACTTATGGTCAT
It includes:
- a CDS encoding YfiT family bacillithiol transferase, with protein sequence MELEQLKYPVGQFNCPEVITDDILHSWISEIQHFPEYVVAVTNELSKEKLQWRYRPYGWNIKQVVHHCADSHMNAFIRFKLALTEENPTIKPYAEDLWAELIDGTDDDISYSLLILKGLHHRWHLVLLNMDEKDWEKTYYHPESKQSFTLKSVVGLYAWHCRHHLAHIKHALLHENKF
- a CDS encoding DUF6265 family protein produces the protein MKKVIFLLLLVTSFGYTQNTLHYNDEKGSEKATLKDIEWLEGNWTGDAFGGIFQENWNKPLGGSMLFNFKLVVDGKVAFYEIGHIIEKDKTLLYQIKHFDADLKGWEEKDKSEDFRFIKKENNRMYFDNFTFEKVSDNEVNLYAYFEDSKEEVVFNFKK
- a CDS encoding carbon-nitrogen hydrolase family protein, encoding MPANIKSIELRNLQIEDYKELKKSMIESYPEMADSFWKEDQIELLLKKFPEGQLVIVVDGIVVGSALSLLVTEDFAFKTRTYKSITGNFTFSTHNPDGEVLYGIDVFINPQYRGLRLGRRLYDVRKELCEQLNLKSIIFAGRIPNYGKYKDEITPKIYIEKVKKKEIYDSVLSFQLSNDFHEVRVLKNYLEGDVESQEYAVLLEWNNIYYDDSPKLINTEKSVVRLGLIQWQMRSLGNLDALFEQAEFFIDAVSGYGSDFALFPEFFTAPLMADYNHLSEAEAIRELARHTEAVRLKFQEFAISYNINIITGSMPYIEDEHVYNVGFLCKRDGTNEMYRKIHITPNEVFHWGITGGDTIQTFDTDCGKIGIMICYDVEFPELSRLMADEGMNILFVPFLTDTQNGYTRVKSCAQARAIENECYVAIAGCVGNLPKVNNMDIQYAQAAVFTPSDFAFPSNGIKAEATPNTEMTLIVDVDMDLLKELHEHGSVNTMKDRRKDLYSLRKLK
- a CDS encoding single-stranded DNA-binding protein gives rise to the protein MNTLRNKVQLIGHVGQEPEIKSFEGGKKLANITLATNESYTNANGEKVDNTEWHRLTAWGKIADLIENYVTKGKEIAIEGKLTHRSYEDKDGVKRFITEVIINDLLLLGK
- a CDS encoding histone deacetylase family protein; protein product: MFPIAFHSLYRHPLPEDHRFPMLKYELLPQQLLHEGTALKNDFFEPEMCDLDIVLAVHNKEYVADLLNLTLEARAARRIGFPLSKELVEREFRITQGTILGCQKSFESKISFNIAGGTHHAYSTHGEAFCLLNDQAIAAQYLLNKKLAKKVLIIDLDVHQGNGTAEIFQNNTKVFTFSTHGKTNYPFRKEKSDLDIALPDGTTDEEFLKTISEIVPKLIEQQKPDFIFYLAGVDILKSDKLGKLSCTIEGCKKRDEIVFELCNKFQIPVQVSMGGGYSPEIKTIIEAHANTYRVAKNIF
- a CDS encoding HAD family hydrolase → MKLNPKIIAFDADDTLWHNEPYFDEAQERFCRLFQDYASSQEILGLILNHQVKNLPLYGFGIKAFTLSMIESALELTKHQISGKGIEQIITIGKDLLQKPVELLPNIEEVLKTLQGKYKLVVATKGDLKDQHRKLHDSGLGHYFHHIEVLSDKTELDYEKMLHRLDCKSNHFLMIGNSLKSDVLPILNIGGFGIHVPYHTTWEYEKIDFEIKHNNFLALSNIIEVLNILE